In Cottoperca gobio chromosome 1, fCotGob3.1, whole genome shotgun sequence, a genomic segment contains:
- the LOC115013707 gene encoding solute carrier family 43 member 3-like isoform X2, giving the protein MFKCQGGRVKLHYCLTVLSGLVESLFFTGVVFGWASLVFVLKVDGYFAGYCTNVTREEDNAVYIDCSGQDEHFSWIMSVASISNTIIRFPIGYIFDRCGTAVARLIALSLYTTGTLLITLSNTETSVLLYPAIACLGIAGSTLYITNVQVGNLFNCYRSTIITIYNGAYDSSAVVFLIIKLLHEKGVSLYACFLFLTLCSIILLLRTFFLMPRGHIPYPLPETYTYGVSCPGRRRGKRGKEENNEEEIKELDVKRNKKNKTAEASALHLLKPPHEPKQEEASFRSCVLSWLFLWHLVWVVITLLCQFLFLSNVNSMLTRLSNNDQTLVSHYTNAFALTQLCGVLIAPINGLILDRHKRRPLTQGKTKREEDLHSTPLALFLSSLQCFFFCVCFTCPVLPLQYLTFILQVVNSSFFYGGHQAFLCIAFPMCHFGKLSGMVMTLSTLVLLLQFPIQHVIQHQLHGDPLYKH; this is encoded by the exons ATGTTCAAATGCCAAGGAGGACGAGTGAAGCTGCACTACTGTTTGACAGTGCTGTCTGGACTCGTGGAGAGTTTGTTCTTCACAGGGGTTGTCTTCGGCTGGGCTTCTCTGGTGTTTGTGCTGAAAGTTGATGGATACTTTGCTGGATACTGCACCAATGTCACCAGAGAGGAAGACAATGCTGTGTATATAG ATTGCAGTGGTCAGGATGAGCACTTCTCTTGGATCATGTCTGTCGCTTCCATCTCCAACACAATAATACGCTTCCCCATTGGATACATCTTCGACCGTTGTGGAACCGCAGTGGCAAGGCTGATAGCTTT ATCTTTGTACACCACTGGCACACTGCTAATAACACTGTCAAATACAG agacGTCGGTGTTGCTGTACCCTGCGATTGCATGTCTTGGTATTGCTGGATCAACCCTCTACATCACCAATGTTCAG GTGGGGAACCTGTTTAACTGCTATCGCTCAACCATCATCACAATCTACAACGGGGCCTATGATTCCTCTGCTGTCGTCTTTCTCATCATAAAG cTGCTGCATGAAAAAGGAGTGTCTCTTTATGCATGTTTTCTCTTCCTAACCTTGTGCAGCATAATTCTCCTCCTACGTACCTTCTTCTTAATGCCCAGAGGGCATATCCCCTACCCGCTGCCAGAAACATACACTTATGG AGTAAGCTGCCCCGGCCGAAGGAGGGGAAAACGAGGGAAAGAGGAGAACAACGAGGAAGAAATAAAGGAATTAGATgtaaagaggaataaaaagaACAAGACAGCAGAGGCATCTGCCTTGCATCTGCTCAAACCACCGCATGAGCCCAAGCAAGAGGAAG CTAGTTTCCGTAGCTGTGTGTTGTCCTGGCTCTTCCTGTGGCACCTGGTGTGGGTGGTCATCACACTCCTCTGTCAGTTCCTCTTCTTATCTAACGTCAACTCCATGCTCACACGGCTGTCCAATAATGATCAAACCTTGG TGAGTCACTACACCAATGCCTTTGCCCTCACCCAGCTGTGCGGAGTGCTGATTGCACCCATAAACGGCCTCATTCTGGACAGACACAAGCGCAGGCCTCTGACTCAAG GAAAGACCAAGCGGGAAGAAGACCTGCATTCAACCCCTCTCGCCCTCTTCTTGTCCTCGCTgcagtgtttcttcttctgtgtgtgtttcacctgTCCTGTCCTCCCTCTGCAGTACCTCACCTTCATCCTGCAGGTTGTCAACAGCTCCTTCTTTTACGGGGGACACCAAGCTTTTCTCTGCATTGC CTTCCCAATGTGTCATTTTGGGAAGCTGTCAGGGATGGTGATGACATTATCAACTCTGGTGCTGCTTCTCCAGTTTCCAATCCAACATGTCATCCAGCACCAGCTCCACGGCGATCCGCTCTAT
- the LOC115013707 gene encoding solute carrier family 43 member 3-like isoform X1, translating to MFKCQGGRVKLHYCLTVLSGLVESLFFTGVVFGWASLVFVLKVDGYFAGYCTNVTREEDNAVYIDCSGQDEHFSWIMSVASISNTIIRFPIGYIFDRCGTAVARLIALSLYTTGTLLITLSNTETSVLLYPAIACLGIAGSTLYITNVQVGNLFNCYRSTIITIYNGAYDSSAVVFLIIKLLHEKGVSLYACFLFLTLCSIILLLRTFFLMPRGHIPYPLPETYTYGVSCPGRRRGKRGKEENNEEEIKELDVKRNKKNKTAEASALHLLKPPHEPKQEEASFRSCVLSWLFLWHLVWVVITLLCQFLFLSNVNSMLTRLSNNDQTLVSHYTNAFALTQLCGVLIAPINGLILDRHKRRPLTQGKTKREEDLHSTPLALFLSSLQCFFFCVCFTCPVLPLQYLTFILQVVNSSFFYGGHQAFLCIAFPMCHFGKLSGMVMTLSTLVLLLQFPIQHVIQHQLHGDPLYINVGVTLVSLLTFIHPVHVSLYCKKLAKQRKTEQEGNDQESAKC from the exons ATGTTCAAATGCCAAGGAGGACGAGTGAAGCTGCACTACTGTTTGACAGTGCTGTCTGGACTCGTGGAGAGTTTGTTCTTCACAGGGGTTGTCTTCGGCTGGGCTTCTCTGGTGTTTGTGCTGAAAGTTGATGGATACTTTGCTGGATACTGCACCAATGTCACCAGAGAGGAAGACAATGCTGTGTATATAG ATTGCAGTGGTCAGGATGAGCACTTCTCTTGGATCATGTCTGTCGCTTCCATCTCCAACACAATAATACGCTTCCCCATTGGATACATCTTCGACCGTTGTGGAACCGCAGTGGCAAGGCTGATAGCTTT ATCTTTGTACACCACTGGCACACTGCTAATAACACTGTCAAATACAG agacGTCGGTGTTGCTGTACCCTGCGATTGCATGTCTTGGTATTGCTGGATCAACCCTCTACATCACCAATGTTCAG GTGGGGAACCTGTTTAACTGCTATCGCTCAACCATCATCACAATCTACAACGGGGCCTATGATTCCTCTGCTGTCGTCTTTCTCATCATAAAG cTGCTGCATGAAAAAGGAGTGTCTCTTTATGCATGTTTTCTCTTCCTAACCTTGTGCAGCATAATTCTCCTCCTACGTACCTTCTTCTTAATGCCCAGAGGGCATATCCCCTACCCGCTGCCAGAAACATACACTTATGG AGTAAGCTGCCCCGGCCGAAGGAGGGGAAAACGAGGGAAAGAGGAGAACAACGAGGAAGAAATAAAGGAATTAGATgtaaagaggaataaaaagaACAAGACAGCAGAGGCATCTGCCTTGCATCTGCTCAAACCACCGCATGAGCCCAAGCAAGAGGAAG CTAGTTTCCGTAGCTGTGTGTTGTCCTGGCTCTTCCTGTGGCACCTGGTGTGGGTGGTCATCACACTCCTCTGTCAGTTCCTCTTCTTATCTAACGTCAACTCCATGCTCACACGGCTGTCCAATAATGATCAAACCTTGG TGAGTCACTACACCAATGCCTTTGCCCTCACCCAGCTGTGCGGAGTGCTGATTGCACCCATAAACGGCCTCATTCTGGACAGACACAAGCGCAGGCCTCTGACTCAAG GAAAGACCAAGCGGGAAGAAGACCTGCATTCAACCCCTCTCGCCCTCTTCTTGTCCTCGCTgcagtgtttcttcttctgtgtgtgtttcacctgTCCTGTCCTCCCTCTGCAGTACCTCACCTTCATCCTGCAGGTTGTCAACAGCTCCTTCTTTTACGGGGGACACCAAGCTTTTCTCTGCATTGC CTTCCCAATGTGTCATTTTGGGAAGCTGTCAGGGATGGTGATGACATTATCAACTCTGGTGCTGCTTCTCCAGTTTCCAATCCAACATGTCATCCAGCACCAGCTCCACGGCGATCCGCTCTAT ATAAATGTGGGTGTCACCTTGGTGTCTCTGCTCACCTTTATTCACCCGGTTCACGTCAGCCTCTACTGTAAAAAGCTGGCCAAACAGAGGAAGACAGAACAAGAAGGGAATGATCAAGAATCAGCAAAATGTTGA